GTCCTTGAGGTGAACACCCAGGATGGGGAAGCGGAAACCCACGCAGGCCGCCAGCCGGCGCCGGTAGTTGCCATAGTTGCCGGTGGCCGTCACCAGCTCTGTCAGACCTTCCCAGAGCTGGGGGGCAAAGGgcagagagtcacacacacacacacacacacacacacacaccacgtcCACATGGCATATCACAGGCTCAACTCTCCtttccctgcccagccctggacACGTGGGAGAGCCTGAGCAGAGTCAGGGATGGGTGAAAGGTCAAAAGCCTCCCTCCTGTCCCCCAAGGCTGACTCCCTTAGCCCCTGGCAATCAGAATTCATAGGTCATGAGTCCAAAGGGGCACCCACTACCAAATAACACACCTCTCCAGCAGTCCTGGGCACAGATTATCAACATTTaatagaggaaactgaggctcacggAGGCAGAGCAGTGCAGGACAAAGATTTCCAAGAATGTACTTAGTGGTGTCATTCCTAACAGCCCAAACTGGAACGACCTCAAATGTTCAACAGTAGAGGAGATACACAAACCGAGTGGACAAAAATATTATACAGCAATGGAGACGAATGAACAATTGCTGCGCAAAGCAGAATgtatgaaagaaggaagaaataacatACACAACACGATTTCATTTATAAGAAGCTCAAAAACAGACAACAAAATACCCACGTGGCTTTGAGATGCATACACAGGTGGTAAAGCCATCAAGAAAAGGAAAGTCGGGGATTCCccggtggcctagtggttttgcctttgcccttccactgcagggagcacaagttggggaactaagatcccacaggctgtgctgtgttgtcaaaataaataagtaaatatttttttaaagaaaaggaggTCATCATCCTTAGGAAGGTCATGACATTGGTTACCTCTGATGAGGAGGGAGTTATGCTCTAAGAGCTGGGAGCTTCAGAGGCTGGCAATGTTCTACTTCTTGACCTAtcttctttctagttttttttaaactgtgaaggcttccctgatagcttagttggtaaagaaaatgcctacaatgcagaagaccctggttggggaagatcccctggcgaagggataggctacccacttcagtattcttggtcttcccttgtggctcagctttgatccctgggtcgggaagatcccctggagagggatcTATACACATGTTTTCTAGACTTGTCTATATGTATGGCACCAGATatgttttttgttggtttttttttttacaataaaataggaacttcccaagtggtccagtgattaagactctgggcttccacttcagggggcacaggatcaatccttggtcagggaagtaagatcccacatgcttcacagCATGgccagtaaaataaaataagcaggagaagagaaaagcatgAGCTTTGAAGTTTAGCACATCTGTGAGCCTCCTCTCTCTGCCAGCTTTCATTGTGCAGCCTGGGAAAGGGCTGAACCcccagtctcagtttcctcattaatCAGATGAAGAGGGAGTGACCAGTCCCCAGCTGGGCTGGGAGTTCTCACGAGGCCAGCCCTGGGAAGGCTGTTCCCCTGACCCCAGGGTCTCAGGCACCTTGATGGTCTCCGGGCTCACGTGGCTGTGGGTCTCCTTGAGGCGGGAGATGGAGCTGTGGCTCAGGCCCCCAACCACTGCCATCAGCGTGTTGAAATTCTGCAGGTGCAGGAGTTCCTGGGGGAcaaatggggagagaggaggcagtGAGTCACTGAGTGGGCCCAGAATTTGGCCCAGCTTTTCTGGGAAAGATCTAGCAGTGGGTTAGGGGAAAGGAGGGACTCGGCCCTACGGGGGTGATTGGGGgagttgggggcgggggaggggcgggcaCCTCTGCCACGTGGACGAAGTGTGTGATGACCCCCGCCCGCTGCGGGGCTGTGGGCTTGCTGAGAATCATCAGCTGCACCCACTGTGAGACACTGTTGAAGAGGGAGATGAATCGCTCCAGGACGGGATTGTCCACCGTGCAGCCGTGAGTCACAAAACTGTGATAGTCCTGGAACTGGGGGCGCAGGGCCTTCAGCACCCAGTGCCCCGCCCCCTGCCGCTCACCAATGGCTGTTCCTCCCCCTCCAGCTGCCCTTTGGTAGTTACCCTGTAGTCCTAGATCCCGCCCTGTGACCCCATCCTTCCtggcaccccctccccagcccacaccCGACTCTTGACTGAAAGCCCCCGCACCAGGATCTTGCAGAAGGAGCGATATTCCAAGTAGGTGAGATGTGCCGCCAGCTCCAAGGGCTCCAGGTGGTCAAACAGCAGGGACATCTTGCGCTTCTTCTGTTCCACGGGGTTCCGCTGGGTCACCTGCCGCTTCCACTTgtaggtggggctggggggcaggaCAGGGGCAGTGAGTCCTTTGCCAGAGATGCCCTAGCCCTCGTTGCCCCATACTAATGCCACTCAAGTTCGCTGCGAGACACTGGGCAGGACACTGATGTCCCCTGTCCTATCAAAAATCTCCTGCCATCTTCCCCTGGCGTCATGCCCTCCACACAGATTTATGGAAGACCtaactctgtgccaggaactgtgccaGGCGCTGGGGTTACAGAGATGAGCAAGACACAGCTCCTGCCCGAgaggagctcacagtctactAGGGGAGACAGACACAGACGAACACAGCACAGCGTGGCGTGAGTGCGGGGGTCTTCGTGCCAGGGGTCTGCCCAAAGTGTCACCAAAGGACAGAGGCGGCAACAACAAATTCGGCCCTAGAAGAGCCCACAGACACTCCACACTTGTCTTGATAACATGGAGAAGGCTGCCAGGGGACATGAACAAAGTGCAATGGTGGGAATGGATGCAGGGGCTGTGGAAGGGTGAGGGAACCCTGGGGGCTGCAGGAGGAGGCgcttggtgggggcagggggctgtgGAAGATGCAGCGGGAATGCCAAACTGGCCTGAGACTGTGAAAGGCCTTAATCCCCAGCTGAGGCATTCTGAAGAAGACGGGGGAGCCACAGGAAGTTGTCCAGCAAGAGTAACATGACCCTCACACCACTGCATTCAATGAATGTTTATTAAGAGCAAATGGTGCGGGATGCTGAGCGTCCCTCCCAGCCCTGcgagcacccccaccccacgcaCACGTTCTCAATGTCGATGAGGCTGCTGTGCCGGCGATTCCCTTCTTGATCTAGCAGAGCCTTCAGCTCCTTGATCTGCTCAGCAAGCTCAGGATTCAAGTCAAACTCCGCTGGGAATGCTGAGATCCAGTACCTGGTAGAGGTTCAGAGTTACCCGGGgcagccctccccccaccccaggatggTCGTTCCCCCAAAGAGGGGGAGAGGGCCTCAGACTGTGATCCCCCTCACCCAGCTCTTTCCTTCCCCACCCTCATTGGGCAGATCAGAAAACAGGGACCGGGCAGAGCCAGGAAGGGGTAAGCCTGCGGCAGCACACCCACCATGGACAGAGCCCGGTTCAAACCCACATGATCAGCTCCCAGAACATGCTATTTCTACTCCTTCAGGCCAGTCAGAAGCCTAAGGGAAGGGAGCAGAGGAGGGGCCAGAGCCCCAAGAGGAAGACTCACCTGACCAGGTGGCATGTTTTCACCTGCAGTGAGCTGGAGTTGTCCTTCCGGGATTGTTGGTAGGTGAAGGAGAGTTAAGGAAAACAAGGATGGAGGCTTACTCTAGAAAAGGAGGCAGGGGATGGGACCCAAGCTCCACAGGGAGGCGGAGGGCAGGGCCTAGTTCTAGAAGAAATCTGCGGAATGGTGTCTGGTGTGGGGCAGGGCCCAAGATCTGGAAAGGGGCCGAAGGCAGAGGTGAGCTGTGAGCCTTGTGGGGGCACCTGGGTAGAATAGGGGTCAGGCTAGGAGCAGGACCTGGGTTCTGGAAGAGAAGCAAGAGGCGGGACCTGGGCTGGGAGTAGGGACCGGTCCTAGGCTGTGGGGAAGAGACAGCAAGGCGGAGGTTAgggagagggggcggggcctTAGTTctaaggggaggggaggggcgtgGCTTTGGGCCCAGCAGAAGCCTGGGCCCATCCTGAATCCTATGATGTGGGGGCGGCCCAGGTCTAGCAGCGAGGCCCATCCTCTACCCGGGCTGGGCAGCGGGGCTCGCTTACAGACTCGGACTGCAGGGCCCTTGGAGAAGTCGGCGAAGGATATATGTGGAGCAGTTTGGCCGCCAGCTGAGAGGAAGGGATGTACCAGGGGTGCATCATAAGGAACATGCGCACCAGCTGCGGGTCCCGCACCTTCCCGGAATCATCTAACTCCGAGGGGCCAAAGAGAAGCGGGTTGACACTTCGTCTCGAGGCTGTGGTCCCTACAGGTCCCTACCCTGCAGCCTGCTGGATGTGGCTCCCGGCCGCCTCCTGATTTCCCAGGGCTCCGAAACCAGGAGGcggattataaagaaaaagtggGGTGGAAGGGGGATAAAGGCAGGATCCGAGGAACCGGAGGATAGGAGCAGTCTGAGCCGGGCCTGAGTCCGGAGGGGAACCAGTTGGGGCGGAAGGAGCCTGGGTTCCCCGGGGTCAAGAATCCAGAGGTCATTTCCTGAGTGCTTAGGGAAGGGGCACCCCTTCACCACCCCACCACATCAGCCGGAAACAGCTCCCAGGCCGAGATAGCGAGTTCCTCCGGATCCCCCGGGGAGACAGATAATTCTCCTTAAGTGTTAGAGTCCGGGGACCCCGCCATCCCTCCCTTCAAAGCCGGCATACTAGGGATGggaaacattttctctttctgcaGCATGTGGACCTCTCCGCCCTGCGATGAAAGGGAGATTTTCGCTAAAGAGGCTGCAGGATGCAGGCTGGGTGGGTCCAGGGCCGACatctgcccagggaggcaggggTCCCGGCTCAGGCTGGGTGTGTCCTCCCGTGCCACTCACCAAAGGCTTCGATGCAACCACGGAGCAGCTCCTCCACCGTGCAGCCCTTGTCCAGGTCCAGGGTGCCCGCCATGGCCGCCGGCGCGGGTAGGCTCGGCCGAGCTGCGCTCCGGGATCCTCCAACGGGGCTCGGACCGGACCCCTGTCCCGAGAGTGAGAGGCAGAACCGGAGTCGGCGGAGGCGCAGGCTGGCGGAGCGGCCCGGAGGGTAAAAACGGGGAGGGGCGGGCACGCCCCCTGCTGGGCAGGGGCGGAGTCGTTCCCCCCGCGGCCACGCCCCGGGGTTAAACGGTCTGGCCCGGGATGGTGCAACCCACCAGTTGGGAAATGAACTGGCCAAGAAGCTTCCGGCCCACCCTGGGAGCCACGGGAGGGCCGAGGGACTCCCCGGGGATGGTCGGTGTCCCAGTCGCCCTCTCTGTAGGCCCTCTCTTCTCCTCACGTCCTCTCCCCAGAGGCACCTGCAGCACCCCGCAGCTCAGTTCTGCGCCCCCTCCCGCTTCCCTCCCTCCACAGCCTCCCTTCCCCCGCAGGGTTATTTTGGGAACCCAGAGCCTGAGGGGACCTCAGAGGAATTTCTCCCTGGGATGAGAAGGGGGGAGGAACCCAGGCGTCCTGCCCGCGTCGCCCCCTCCTGGGCTCCCGGGAAGAGGAGGCGGGGCTGCGGCAGCCCCCAGGGGCCTGCCCTCGGGGAGGCGGGCTGGGGTGGAGAGGAACATTCCTGGGAgcggggagtgggggtgggggaagaggggcGGAGGGGGGAGCCCCTGCGGCCCGGAGACGTAAGCGGGAAGCCTGGGCCTGGGAACCGCGCGCTCCCGAGCCACCTCCTCCGTGAAGGCCCCAAGAGTCCCGGCTCAGCCGTTTCGCAGGCCCTCTTCATCCCCAGCCTCTGACGCAGACCGCCCGTACTGCACAGTCGAACTGGGGGCACACACAGGCCGTCCACACTCGGGCAGAGTGGGGTGCCCAGAAGGGGGCGCTAACGCCGTGGAGGGTGGAGTGCCCCTGTTGGACTCCACCAGCAACTCCAGTCACTGGCGGGGATTTACGCACCCAGGCGCAGACACACTCACTCCACACCCCAGGCCAGGACCCACATCGGGGTGCAAGAATGCCTGAGGTTCCCAAAGAGCCGGGCCTCAGGCAATTACCTCCCATCCTCTCTCTCACTcacccaatggcaccccacaccccCGCACACCTGAACGAAGGAACCCGCGGGCACACATACCCGTAGTCCTCTACCCCAGAAAGCAAACCCGTTGAAGGGGCTGGCTTCCGGCCGTGCAGCTCACTAGACCAGACCAGCCTGGAGTTCCGAGGCCACGGCAGCGCTGACATCCGCACACGTGTGCGCACACTCAAGACAGTGCACCTACACGCATGTACACTctcccacacatgcacacgcCCGGTGGGTGCGCACACACGCCCACTCCAACCCCCGCCCCCTTCATCTGCGATCCAGGGCTGGCCCTGCGGCCCCAACGACCTGACAGCCCTCGCCCCAGGACACTGGCAAAGCCTTGCCCCACACAAGGTCCCCCGCCCATACAATACTCCCCCGGGCAGGGGGTGAGGAGCGAGGGGGCTTCTCTATGGAGTTCTCTGGTAGACTTTTCCTAGGAGCCACCCAGAGGCATCCCGCCCAGCTCGGCCGCTTCCTCCCTATGTGACCTTGAGAGTTACTCGGCCTCTCggagcctcggttttctcatctgtcaaatggggggTTCGCCGAGGACGGTCCCGCTGAGACGTGGCTAGGAAGACCCGGGTGCGCCGCGGACACCGCCCCCTCCCGCGGTTGTCCAGGGGGCTTTGGATCTCTCGGTAGGTCCCTCCCACCCCCGACCCGGACTACAGACTCCCCACCGACCAACCCACCCGCCGTCCCCAGCCCTTCTGCGCTGTCCTCGGGGGCCCGTAGGGGCCGGGCGTCCTCTGCCCCGCGCCCCGCCCGCGCTCGCTCACTCACACTTGGGACCCCGCGGCAAGGAGCCCGCACCCGGCCCGGCAGGCGCCACCTCCGTGCGCTCCCGCCCGCCGACCTCGCTGCGGCTGCGGCTCCCGCCCGCTCTCCGCGCCGCTGCCCGGctccccgccgccccgcccccgcgccgcggccgccccctcccctctcctccccgccCCTGCACCGGGCTCCGCACCGCCGGCGGCGCCTCCCCCATCGGGGGCTCCCTCTCGCCCCGCACGCGGCGGCCCCTGCGGCAGCTTAACCCCTCCCCTGCCGCGCCGCCTGGGAGGCCAGGGCCGCGGGCGGGTGTTGGGGGGCTGCGCCATGAGCCGCGCCAAGGGTGGGAGAGCGGAGGTCAGGCCGCGCGGGACGCGGAGGGGGAAACTAAACCAAGGGTCCTCGCTCCCCACCCCAGACACCCCCTGTCCCCCG
The genomic region above belongs to Bos taurus isolate L1 Dominette 01449 registration number 42190680 breed Hereford chromosome 29, ARS-UCD2.0, whole genome shotgun sequence and contains:
- the RASGRP2 gene encoding RAS guanyl-releasing protein 2 isoform X4, with the protein product MAGTLDLDKGCTVEELLRGCIEAFDDSGKVRDPQLVRMFLMMHPWYIPSSQLAAKLLHIYQQSRKDNSSSLQVKTCHLVRYWISAFPAEFDLNPELAEQIKELKALLDQEGNRRHSSLIDIENVPTYKWKRQVTQRNPVEQKKRKMSLLFDHLEPLELAAHLTYLEYRSFCKILFQDYHSFVTHGCTVDNPVLERFISLFNSVSQWVQLMILSKPTAPQRAGVITHFVHVAEELLHLQNFNTLMAVVGGLSHSSISRLKETHSHVSPETIKLWEGLTELVTATGNYGNYRRRLAACVGFRFPILGVHLKDLVALQLALPDWLDPARTRLNGAKMKQLFSILEELAMVTSLRPPVQANPDLLSLLMVSLDQYQTEDELYQLSLQREPRSKSSPTSPTTCTPPPRPPVLEEWTSAAKPKLDQAIMVEHIEKMVESVFRNFDVDGDGHISQEEFQIIRGNFPYLSAFGDLDQNQDGCISKEEMVSYFLRSSSMLGGRMGFVHNFHESNSLRPVACRHCKALILGIYKQGLKCRACGVNCHKQCKDRLSVECRRRAQSMSLEGSAPSPSPTHTHHRAFSFSLPRPGRRGSRPPEIREEEVQTVEDGVFDIHL
- the RASGRP2 gene encoding RAS guanyl-releasing protein 2 isoform X3 — encoded protein: MSALPWPRNSRLVWSSELHGRKPAPSTGLLSGVEDYGGPVRAPLEDPGAQLGRAYPRRRPWRAPWTWTRAARWRSCSVVASKPLLDDSGKVRDPQLVRMFLMMHPWYIPSSQLAAKLLHIYQQSRKDNSSSLQVKTCHLVRYWISAFPAEFDLNPELAEQIKELKALLDQEGNRRHSSLIDIENVPTYKWKRQVTQRNPVEQKKRKMSLLFDHLEPLELAAHLTYLEYRSFCKILFQDYHSFVTHGCTVDNPVLERFISLFNSVSQWVQLMILSKPTAPQRAGVITHFVHVAEELLHLQNFNTLMAVVGGLSHSSISRLKETHSHVSPETIKLWEGLTELVTATGNYGNYRRRLAACVGFRFPILGVHLKDLVALQLALPDWLDPARTRLNGAKMKQLFSILEELAMVTSLRPPVQANPDLLSLLMVSLDQYQTEDELYQLSLQREPRSKSSPTSPTTCTPPPRPPVLEEWTSAAKPKLDQAIMVEHIEKMVESVFRNFDVDGDGHISQEEFQIIRGNFPYLSAFGDLDQNQDGCISKEEMVSYFLRSSSMLGGRMGFVHNFHESNSLRPVACRHCKALILGIYKQGLKCRACGVNCHKQCKDRLSVECRRRAQSMSLEGSAPSPSPTHTHHRAFSFSLPRPGRRGSRPPEIREEEVQTVEDGVFDIHL
- the RASGRP2 gene encoding RAS guanyl-releasing protein 2 isoform X2 — protein: MSALPWPRNSRLVWSSELHGRKPAPSTGLLSGVEDYGCLWGEDVRRREGLQRGRLGHRPSPGSPSALPWLPGWAGSFLASSFPNWGPVRAPLEDPGAQLGRAYPRRRPWRAPWTWTRAARWRSCSVVASKPLLDDSGKVRDPQLVRMFLMMHPWYIPSSQLAAKLLHIYQQSRKDNSSSLQVKTCHLVRYWISAFPAEFDLNPELAEQIKELKALLDQEGNRRHSSLIDIENVPTYKWKRQVTQRNPVEQKKRKMSLLFDHLEPLELAAHLTYLEYRSFCKILFQDYHSFVTHGCTVDNPVLERFISLFNSVSQWVQLMILSKPTAPQRAGVITHFVHVAEELLHLQNFNTLMAVVGGLSHSSISRLKETHSHVSPETIKLWEGLTELVTATGNYGNYRRRLAACVGFRFPILGVHLKDLVALQLALPDWLDPARTRLNGAKMKQLFSILEELAMVTSLRPPVQANPDLLSLLMVSLDQYQTEDELYQLSLQREPRSKSSPTSPTTCTPPPRPPVLEEWTSAAKPKLDQAIMVEHIEKMVESVFRNFDVDGDGHISQEEFQIIRGNFPYLSAFGDLDQNQDGCISKEEMVSYFLRSSSMLGGRMGFVHNFHESNSLRPVACRHCKALILGIYKQGLKCRACGVNCHKQCKDRLSVECRRRAQSMSLEGSAPSPSPTHTHHRAFSFSLPRPGRRGSRPPEIREEEVQTVEDGVFDIHL